CGGACAGCTGGGCCACCAGGAACAGGCCACGTCCGCCCTCGTCGGTGCCGCTGGCCTGGCGCAGGTGGGGGGAGGTGCTGCTGGTGTCGGAGACCTCGCAGATGAGGTGGCCGTCGCGGATCAGGCGCAGCAGCACCGGGCCGCCGGCGTACCGGTAGGCGTTCGTGACCAGTTCACTCACGATCAGTTCGGTGGTGAACGCGAACTCCTCCAGCACCCACTCGGTCAGCCGCTCCCGCACCAGCGACCGGGCCCGGCCGGCCGCGGTGGGCTCCGCCGACAGCTGCCAGGTCGCCACGTTCTCCGCCGCCAGCACCCGGGTCCGGCCCAGCAGCAGCGTGACGTCATCAGCGGGCCGGTCGGGCAGCATCGCGTCCTCCACCGCCTTGCAGGTCTGCTCCAGTGAGTGGAACGGACCGCCCAGCGCGGAGAGCAGCAGGGCCAGCCCCTGGTCGATGTCGCGGTTGCCGGCCAGCAGGAGACCGTCGCTGTACAGGGCGATCAGGCTGCCCTCGTCGAGTTCGAGCTCGGCCGTCTCGAACGGCAGCCCGCCCAGGCCGAGCGGCGGTCCGGCGGGGAGGTCGATCGGACGCACCCGGCCGTCCGGACCCAGCACGGTCGGCGGCGGGTGCCCCGCGCGGGCCATCGCGCAGTGCCGGGAGACCGGATCGTAGATCGCGTACAGGCAGGTCGCGCCCACGATCTGGGGCGTGTTCCCGTCGGCCTGCCGCTGTTCGCCGGCCAACTGGTCCACCAGGTCGTCGAGCCGGGCGAGGACCTCGTCCGGGGCCAGGTCGAGGTGGGCCAGCGTGTGCACGGCGGCACGCAGCCGGCCCATGGTCGCCGAGGCGTGCATGCCGTGGCCGACGACATCGCCGACGACCAGGGCGACGCGCAGCCCCGACAGCGGGATGACGTCGAACCAGTCGCCGCCGACACCGGTGGAGGCATGCGCGGGCAGATAGCGGTGCGCCGTGTCGACCGCCGGATGCTCGGGCACCTCACTCGGCAGCAGGCTGCGCTGGAGGGCCTCGGCGGCGTTGTGCTGCTGGGTGTAGCGGCGGGCGTTGTCGATGCAGACCGCGGCCCGGGCGGCGAACTCCTCCGCCAGGGTGAGGTCGTCCTCCTCGAACGGCTCCGGTCGCTGCGAGCGCCACAGGCAGACCAGGCCGAGGACCACACCACGCGCGGCCAGCGGCACCACCATCAGCGAGTGGACACCCAGCGCGAGCGCCTTCCCGGCCCGTGCCGCGTCGGCCGAGAACCAGCCGCGGTTGGCCTCCAGGAGCGGCTCCAGGACCGGACGCCGCTCGGCCAGGCAGCGGGCCGGCGCGGTGTCCTCGGGGAAGGAGAACAGATGGCCCTCGGGATACATCACCCGCAGCGCCTCGGGCCGGACGCTGCGCACCGCCATCCTGCGCAGCGGGCCGGTGGCGTCGGGGGCCGGCTCCTCCCCACGCGTCACGGGCTCCAGCAGATCCACCGAGAGGGCGTCGGCGAGCGCGGGAACCGCCGCCTCGGCCAGCTCGCGCGCCGTCCTGGCCACGTCCAGGGTGCTCCCGATCCTGGCACCGGCCTCGTTGAGCAGCGCGAGCCGCCGACGGGCCCGATGGCGGTCGGTGACGTCCTCGACGATCTCGGTGACGCCCAGCACCCTGCCGGAGGGGTCCTGCATCCGGAAGGCGGACACGGAGACGATCAGTTCCTTCCGGGGGTCCCGCAGCAACCGGCAGGGCTGCTCGGCGAAGATCAGGGGCTCGCCCGTCTCCAGGACCCGCCTGAGCCTTTCCTCGATCAGTTCCGAGTCCGGGCCGAGCAGGAAGTCGGCGGTACGACGCCCGCGGTACGCCTCGGGGGGCAGTCCGCCGAACCGTGCGACCGCCCGGTTCACCCGCAGCACCCGCAGGTCCGGGCCGAGTACCGCGACACCCACCGGGGACCGGCTGAAGAAGCCGTCCAGCACTGCCCGGTCGATCTCCCACTGGGCGATGTCCTCGGCGAGCGAGCCGATGAGGAGCCACTCGACGGTGGCGTCCTGTCGCTGGACCCGTCGCGCTCTGAACCCCACGTGCACGCGGTGGCCCGCGCGATTCAGGACCGGCAGCAGCCCGAACCAGCCGTGCTGCCGCAGACACGCGGCGGTCGCCTCGCCGATCAGGGCCTCGTCCGCGCGGTCGACGAGGATCTCGCGCACCCGCCGGCCCAGCACCTCGTCCGCCCGGTACCCGAGGAGCGCCGTGGCCTGTTCGCTCCAGGCGA
Above is a window of Streptomyces sp. DT2A-34 DNA encoding:
- a CDS encoding SpoIIE family protein phosphatase — protein: MHNTAPTSLSESPDDPFSVHRSASAVLDGRGRVVAWSEQATALLGYRADEVLGRRVREILVDRADEALIGEATAACLRQHGWFGLLPVLNRAGHRVHVGFRARRVQRQDATVEWLLIGSLAEDIAQWEIDRAVLDGFFSRSPVGVAVLGPDLRVLRVNRAVARFGGLPPEAYRGRRTADFLLGPDSELIEERLRRVLETGEPLIFAEQPCRLLRDPRKELIVSVSAFRMQDPSGRVLGVTEIVEDVTDRHRARRRLALLNEAGARIGSTLDVARTARELAEAAVPALADALSVDLLEPVTRGEEPAPDATGPLRRMAVRSVRPEALRVMYPEGHLFSFPEDTAPARCLAERRPVLEPLLEANRGWFSADAARAGKALALGVHSLMVVPLAARGVVLGLVCLWRSQRPEPFEEDDLTLAEEFAARAAVCIDNARRYTQQHNAAEALQRSLLPSEVPEHPAVDTAHRYLPAHASTGVGGDWFDVIPLSGLRVALVVGDVVGHGMHASATMGRLRAAVHTLAHLDLAPDEVLARLDDLVDQLAGEQRQADGNTPQIVGATCLYAIYDPVSRHCAMARAGHPPPTVLGPDGRVRPIDLPAGPPLGLGGLPFETAELELDEGSLIALYSDGLLLAGNRDIDQGLALLLSALGGPFHSLEQTCKAVEDAMLPDRPADDVTLLLGRTRVLAAENVATWQLSAEPTAAGRARSLVRERLTEWVLEEFAFTTELIVSELVTNAYRYAGGPVLLRLIRDGHLICEVSDTSSTSPHLRQASGTDEGGRGLFLVAQLSERWGTRYGRNRKTIWAEQPLPVHMRGAHTCGGT